The nucleotide window GCGTGTGCAGAAGTCCTGCGTGGGTGTCGTGGCCTTGGCTTGGGAGTCTCACTGATCTCGGGCTCCCCTTCACTAGGAGGAGGACTTGGGAGAGGTGTGGAACGGGCAAGAGTAAAAGAAAGATCAAGAGGGTTGGACCCCAAGGGAGTAGGCGTCCTAGTGGGcgaaaaaggagaagagggcCGGCTTGGAAGTTTCTGGGAGAGAAGGTCAACGATGTCAGCATGTAGCAAGGTACAACTTACATCGTTCCCCATTACTCTGCCCAGCTCGTCTACCAGCCTTCCCAGGCTTCGTTCAGGATCAAACTCTGCTTCACGCTCTTCGTGATGGCCGTTCTTGCGACTTGCAAAGATGCCCGCGCCAAGGGTGACTACACTTGCATGGTGCCCGGCAGTCGATGCCGGGCTTGCACCAACGAACATGCTCTGGTAACGTGAGCTCGAGTCTGGGGCGGAGGACGACATGTGGTATTTGTGCGGTGTCAGGAAACGAAGAGTTGTTTGTTTCGCTGGTGCCGGTGTTTACCACAAAAACAGCCGCGATCGCCAACAGTTGGGCTGTTACGTAATATGGAGTGGAGTAGCAACATCACTTTCATCATATCATAGTGATATGATGGGTGTATCCGAGTATTCAGCCTCTCTGCGCCGAGATGCCACCGACGCCGTCCACCGACGACTTGACTCCCCAGAGCGcccatcttctcctcgcCTCACTCCGCAACCTCAGGACATCCCTCACCCACACCCTCGACCGCCTCGACGCCACCATCCTCCGTGTCCACGCAAGGGCAGCCTTATCCACTCTCCCACCCCAAGCTGCACTTGGCAATCCCAGCCATGCACCCGAAACTGCGCCACACATATCAGGAAATGGTCCAGGAGGACAGCCTGTGGAAGCGCGCATGCAGACTGACCCATGGGTCCTTAGAGCTCAAACAGTGGAGAATCGGATCATGAGGTTGAGACAAACCGCTAGAGAGCTTCGTGAACGTGCTGAAGCCAGTGACGGACGTGCATTACCGGATCCTCTTGGTCAGGAGCCTGCTGGCAGGGTCATGGAGAGTGCGAATAACGATGTCAATGGTAGCCAATCCATTTCTGCATTCATCGACTCTATCAGACAAGATCAGGCGCAAGTCGAAAACGGTATGCGTCGTCTTGATGCTCTCAGCACACACTTGATTTCTCAACGACCCAATTCGAGCAGCGCTGTAGTAAATGACATCAACATGTCAAGCCGTCCGACGAGTAACGTTATTCGTCCAAGTACACCGAGGCTGTATAATCACCCCCGTGGTTTAGTGCCTACGAACAATCTCTATGCCTACCCTGATCCCGAAAGAGTAGCCTCCAATAATGTCAGTGGTCGTCGCGCATCGTCCACCGCATCGACCGTTCGCGCGTCTGACGGGGACTATTTTGAGTCTGGAAATGCAGGACCCAATTTTGGTTCGAGAACATACAGTCCTCCAAGGATTGTTTCAAATGTTCAACGAGAAAACGGTGAGGTGGACAATCAATCTTTCGAAACACTTGAATGGCGTGGAAACAGTCCTTCCATCAGAAGTGTGTCAACTCTTTCTAGGAATGTGGGTAACCGTGAATTTGATTTCCGTTCTCTATTCGATTTCCCTCTAGAATCTCCAGTCCCCTTTGTCGGGGTTCCATCCTCAAATATCCGTACGAGGGACGTTAATAACGGTGGCAATGCTGCCGAGGACAGTCTGACACGTCGTGGGCGCACGGTTCATCAGCGTATGAACAATTCTCAACCTCAGCCTCAACCTCAACCACAGTTGCCTCAGTCTGGTATCGTCCCCGATATACATGAGCTTCGCCGATTCAACGAAGTGAATGAACAGCCGAGTTTTCTCCGTCCGATGACCGAACGTTTCAGTCTGTCTTCTCTTGAAGCGAATGCGTTGAGAAGGCTAGGCAGTCAGGAGAGGCCGTCAAGCGCAGAATTACAGATGGTGCCTTTCAGATCGGTCTCAGATGATGCTGATCCATCCCGTCATGGTAGTGCAAGACCAGATACGGGGACAACTCAGTCACCAGGTCTCAACAGCACATCGCTGCCTTTTAATCAATCCACTTTGCCGCCCAGAACTACTCAGAGTCGGGATGACACTACGTTTGAAGAACGCATGGAGCGTATCAGAAATGCTAGAGCAAGTCTGAGGCAGGTTAGTCAGTTAAGACGGGATATGCGTACTGTGCGACGTGGTCCACCACCAGCTCCTGGGATGGGTATGGCAGAACCGCCAGTTGCATCGGTCGATACCACAGGCTCGAGGGAAATTCAGGCGCCCCTCACGAGAGATTCGGATGTAAATCAGGATCCTCGACGTCGAAATAGTACGGCCAATAGTAGTCCGCATACCCGATTGACGCCGAGCGCCAATAATAGGCTTCAGCTTGACCCCACCGATCCGACTGACCCTTGGAACAATGATACTTCGTTCCAAGGTGCAATGGAAACGCTGCACAATGCTTTAGCAGGCGAGCTGGAGCGTAGACATTGGGTCGTTCAGTCAGAGATGGTTGACGGCAATGATGGAGAGCGACGACGCGATCGGGACTTGGTTGATGACGGTATAGGTTTGGATGTATTGGTCTTGGAAGTGGGTGTAGCAGAACAGAGGCCCACTCCTGCGCAAAATGTGGCAGCGGCAGATGTGGGCTCGACTCCAGCGGGGGATGCGATGGTCAGGTCTGAGGGTGAAAGAGGTGAAGAGCTGCCGGAAGACAATGCAGATGAGGATCAAGAAGATCAAGACGAAGAACAAGGTAAGTCTCGCAGAATCCCAATCTGGGTGGGGCCAAATATTTGCTGGTATATGGGAAATCGCAGAGGGAGCTGATCACTTTTTTTGTGTTAGTCTCTCGAGAACGGAGGGATATTGGGCTTTCAAGCCGTAGAGTATCCATGAAAGAGTGCTATCAAGTAGATCTTCATCTGTGGCCCGGTATGACCGGTTGGGGGGATAAACGAAAGGAGGGAACATCCTGTCGCGAGGTGACTATAGAACCTTTGCAGTTTACTGTGTAAATACTCTTGTAGCCTCTGTTTCCTTGCTATTTGTAATATTCGGACAGAGGAGTAGTAGTAATGACTTGTTGTGAAAATGCAGGGGTGGATCGGCAGCTATATTATTTATCGCCGTAGAACTTGAGGTTCGCAGTGGTGGTATTATGCATCTATATGTAGTGACTagtcttctttttttttcttttaCTTTTTGATGAATGATAATCATTTTTTTCGTATTGGCtatcaacaacaacaaaatGAATGGAGGTAAGTGGAGGTGAGTCACTCTAAACGACGTCATTATTATCATTAAGAACGAGAGGCGGGACGAGATTTGCTGACACGATCGAGGTAAAGCCGGCGCTTCAAATGAGATTGCAAGTTGAAACTTTATGCGGCACAattttcttcatccttctccaaGATGCAATATACCACCATGATAGACTCATCGCCTCACCTAACATGGACAAACGTCTTCATCGGCTTTCTCTTTGTCATATTCGATTCGGTTCTCTCCATCGTCCTCGGCCTGGGCATCGCCAGCTCCCTTTTAGTCGCTGCTGTGAGATGTATAATTCAGCTCTCTATTATGGGGCTGGTGTTGGGCAAGGTGTTTGCAAGTAATAATATCTGGGGAGTCGCTGGTATTGCTGGTAAGTTGATCGTGTCAATGGGGCCTTTTTTTATTAGGAAAAACCGAAATCAAAAGCCGAGTAAATGGTCGAGAAGAATAGCGCTGAAGAAGGGATGCCTTAGTTCTACTCAATGTCCTGGCGGCTATCGAGGCCACGTATAACAAGGCTAAAAGGCGGTTTTCGAACATGGTAAGTGCATCTTGTCTCCACAAACGGCTCGGTGTTTTGAGCTTATATGGATAAATGTACGGCAGTTCCCACTCATCCTTCTGGCTATGATGAGCGGTACAGTTCCAGTCTCTATCCTTGGTACTAATTTTGCCATGGCCCAACACCCATTCTGGAAACCAGATCAATTCAGTACGTGCGTTTCGTCCATTCAACAACCTTTTTTTTGGGGGGGCCCTCAAACAGGGAACACCCGGGCTCGGGGCTTGGGCTTGGACTCGGTATGCGTTCAAACGGCTGACGTCTGATCTATAAAGTCCCCATCATTGGTATGATCCTCGGTAATGCCATTTCCGCTGTTGGCCTTGCCGTGAACAATGTCCACAAGGAGTTTGCAGAGAATAAGGACCGAATTGAGACCTACCTAGCGATGGGCGCGAGCAGATTTGAAGCCTGCCAGCCGGTGGCTGTGGAAGCTCTCAAGATGGCACTGTTACCCACAGTGAACCAGCTCAGGTAGGGTTGTAGCTACTACATATCAGCAAAGTGAAATATACTAAGCAAGATGGGGCTGTAGTGTTATTGGACTGGTGAGCTTGCCTGGTATGATGACTGGTGCAATCGTTGGTGGGAAATCGGTCGAACAGGCTGCGAGGTTGCAGAGTGAGTGACCTTTTTTATTCTCTGATGATGAGTAGTGGTGCAGTCAGCTAACCTTTATCTTAGTGATCATCATGTTCAGTTCGTTGCCATTCCGCTTACACAAAATACCCTCTTGGTATTAAACTAACATTTTCACAGTGATTTCCGCGTCCTCGGCTCTTTGCACACTTCTTGCGCTCTTTTTCTGCCTCACCACTCTCGTGGACTCTCGTGCCCGCCTGCGCCCTGATAAAATGTACTCAAAGGCCCCACTGTTATACAGATGGAGAGATGCAGCTGGGGAGAGGATTTGGAACGGGTTGAAGAAGGTTATGTTTTGGCGTCGCAAAGAGAGAGGGacagaggaggagaggaggggCCTGTTGGACGGACAGTCTCGTTGATTATTATTTCGTGGATGCATGCAGACATATAAGAGACTAAATCATCTCAATGCGATAATTACTTTTGAGGATGGCGAATAAAGAAGGCTTTCATCATTACATTTTTGCCGTGCAACTTGCcggagatggagagagCATTCTCAAATGTCTGCAGCCAAGGCGTTCGGGGATTGTACCGCAATTATCACATATTTCCAAGGATGGAAGGCCTTTCTTCATTTTGCTTTGCGTCCCAAGACAGTATTTCCCGAGGTAATTGGTAACCTACAGTCCCAGTGTCTGAAGGGGAAAGATCTGAAGACGAAGACGGTATTTCAGCGGACTGATTCCGCTTGATACACTATACTCACGCGCAACGCAATCAACGGATCCAACGTTATTCAAATGGCGCGGCATTATAGACGATCAAGGCTGCATACGTCCAGTAGGCAAGAAGGACGATCACCATCAGCCAGCAGGGCACAATAACGGTCCATCCTCTGCAGATGCCAATCAGTCCAGGTCGGAAGGAGTAAGCATTTTTGATCTACCGTGCCAAGCCACTTACCTATCTGGGAGCCAACCTGTCCATTCCCATTTGGGGGGAACAATGGCCCAGAATAAGTACAGCGCAAAGGATAAATAAGTTCCTAGGATGGCAATACTCGCGTAGACGTCTGTGGCGTTGGGCAGGGTGTCACCGTGCGTGTCGGCGGCCGAGAGCGGGGATTCATCTGCAGATGGAACGGACGGCCACGGAGATATGGGGCTGAGCGGCGAGAGAGGCTGTAtgggagaggaaggaggggTCTCGGACATTGCAAGGATGTAAAGGCGGCTAGTGGTGGTGATTACTCTGGCTGCTAAAGATATAGGCGATGAGATCACAGGCACCGCGGCAGGAAGGAAGCAAAATTTTGCGCAGTAAACAAACGCGGTATGGGACAAGGTCCTTCCTGGGCGAGGGCGTATGTACGGGGCGCACAGGCAGCGCGATGGGCGCCCACTAGGCTGGGCGTTGGGTGGGCGGGCGGAGGGCGCTGCTGTAGCGGGAAATGACAAAGGAAGCAGCGAAACACTGATGGCAGGCGGCTGTCAGGGCGCAAGATCGCAGCACTCTGCCCTCTGCCCGCCACGGGATCTGATTTAGATTCTCTTTCTTGCACGCCAGCTAATACCCGCCCGGTCTTGGCCCGTCCCCTTCCATGCCTTTCCACGCCGTCTCCATCCCCGCCGCGACGAGCCCGTCCCTGGCCCCCGTGCGGCATCCCCTCTCGATCAACGTCCCAGAACGCTCCTACTCCCacaccacctccaccgaCGCATACACCCCAATCACACCCACCAACGAGAACGGCCACATAGGCATCACCCGCAGGCGCCactccatctcctccccaaAGTCCCGCGCCGCATCCCTCGACTACCCACCAAGGCCCGCAAAAAGAAACAGCAACGTCTGGGACTGGAGGATGAACGGATGGACAAAGAACGGCGAGGCTTCGTCCTACATCGAGCCCGATGTgacagaggaagaggctACCCCGGTCGCCCATCCGATCGATCTCACGCCGCCCCATCCGCCTGCTTCTTCCAgtctccatcctcttccgAAGGACCCAAACAAcattcttcctctttccgTAGCGTCTTCCCCGTTCGTCTCACCGTCCATCTCACGCgtcccttctcctcatcctctgcCCAGGGTGGATAGCAACGCCGAACAAATCCGTACAGTCTCTACTGCCGTCCATCCTGCGGCTTCGTCCGCGCCCGGCTCGAGCTCGAGTCCTAGGACTTCGGTCTCGACATCGTCTTCCCGTGTTTGGCCGACAGGCCGATCGGCCAGCAGGAGTTCAGCAGAAGACGACGATAGAGGTCTCTATGGCGCAGCGGCCGGACCGTCGTACCATCCCCGTTCATGGTTTTTGCGTGCAGCAGGATCTGTATCCCCAAAGATAAGTGCTCCTATAGCACCCCGCATCATACGGCTAAGTTCGGGGAGGTTGACGGGGACGAGACGATGGGGATGGATTTTTGAATGGTTTGGGATGCAGTCTGGGCCATATGGGCCTGAAGTGCCAAAACGAGGAGGACTAAGCAAAAGAAGTGATCGCGAGAGAGAGAGATTGATGGGTCAAGGGGTaagacgaagaggagatAAAAAGGTTCTTGGGTCAAAATGGTTGGCCAGGATCACAGCTTTTATACCCACCGAACCGTGGAGTATCGTGCgttcatcttcttttttctaTGCCTATCGTAATACCACTAACTCGTCGCAGAGCCTCTTTCTTATCTTCTTTGCAGTCTTTGCAATCACCTTAACGGTTACCATAAAACACATTCTCAATCCAGATAAAGAGCCATTACCATGGCGTCAATACTGCACGACCTCCTACCCATCTCTTTATTCTCTGCAATACCCCTCCGACCAGCCTAATACAAAACTCACTCTCTCACCTCTCACTCCTGATCACCCCATATGGCCTTACAAACCCCATACCTCTCCGTTATGGACAGCCGATATGCCCCAAGCGGATCTCGATGCGGCGCTCGAGCCTGTGAGCATGCTCATCGGCGTTTTTACCACAGATGCCGGCGTCGAGCGTCGGCATATGATACGGCAAAGCTATGCAAGTCATTGGCGAAGTCGTCGAGAGGGGACAGAAGGAGTGAGAATCAAATTCGTGATGGGAAAACCTAGAAAACGTTACGAAAAAGCCATTCAGCTCGAAATGGAAGGTGAATCACAAGCCCCTCCTGTTCAACAGGAGAAATGATTTGTGCTAACAACCTGCAGCATTCAACGACATTCTGTTACTAGACATGGACGAAAATATGAACAGTGGTAAAACGTACGCGTTTTTCTCATGGGCCGCCGAAAACGCATCCGTACCGGACTGGGAATACCCTTCCCATCCTCGATCCGACTCGGACGATTTCAATTCTGACGCGAGACATGGAATCGAAGCTGCGCAAGGAGGAAAGCTGCACGCCCCTGTTTGGAGAGGTGAAAAGAAGCCACAATATGTCGTTAAAGCCGATGAAGATTCGTTCATTATGCTTGGAGAGCTGGAGAGAAGGCTAAGGGTAGTGCCGAGGATGAGAACTTACTGGGGCTGTGAGTGTGCATTTCTCGTGCGCAAAGCGATACCGTAAGCTTACAGTGAGCGTAAATGTGTAGATCTGGTAAAAAACCAATTCATGGCGGGTGAATGCTATGCTTTGTCTTTTGATTTAGTCGAGTACATTGCTGCCTCCCCAGTGCTCAAAACTCTCACgagaggaaaggaagataAGCTTGTTGCCAAGTGGATAGGGATGCACCCGCAAAGAGAGGAAATAGTGTGGTCGACAGACAGATGCTGGATATATGACCACCCCAAAGCTGGTACCGTGTAAGTCTGAACCGTTCTTTTTGAAATCGTGACAACTTGTGCTGACATTCAGAGCAGTTACTCACACGGTTTCCTGTATCCTTCCATAGTTGAACAAGTCCGCGTAGAGAATCGGACTGGACTTTCACCATTGGTTCTTGCCCAGCGCGGCGGACCGGGAGCGGCCGACGCTTATTCTACCGTTTCCAAATTCGGGACCGCCTACCGACCACTTTCCAACGACATGTCTGCTGCCGAGCAAGTAGAGGCTCTTGTTGAAGGTTCTCCCCTCTCCAGATTAAGAGAATATGAAACATCCTCATCGAATCACATCGTTCAGCAAgcttctttttcttccaCAGAGTCTATTCGCCAGAAGATCAATCGGCTATACTCTTCAAGGCCGACAAGACTAGAGAGGTTCATGGGCGACGAAGAGGAGCGAGGAGGGACAGTAGTGGTGCATTTTATAAAAAAGTCCGAATGGTTTGTGGAGACCATGATAGCTATGCTGGGCACGGCCGAAGAGCAGAGCGTCTGGCATCGTGGTATAGGGACTGGGTTGGGCGCTTTagagaggagaaagggCCGAGTGCCCGTGTTAGGAAATGAGCTGGAAGGATTCCGTGCCGAAGATAGGGTTAAGCTTGAGAAGGAAGACAGTTTGTAGTTATGTTGTAGATTTATATGATTCGAGTTTAGAGTCATCGAAATTCGCTGTTGAAGATCACCAATATGGCCCATCCATCGTGCTGTAAAAATAACATTCCAATTTATATCATCATATTCATAGCAAATTTGCATAGGATTTTTTTACAATAGTTGCTTCATTTACCAGGCAGATCATCGTCTACTCTGTTCAATCACAGCTTCAAAAACGTCAAGACAGTTTTGGTAAGTAGCTTCAACTGCTAGAACGACCGTGATTTGCCGGCCTTTGGTCTTATCTTTTGTCAAGTTCATTCTTATCATCGCACTTCGCTTCAAACCTGCAGTAGTAATGTACAGCTTTTGATGGCATTGAGGAATTTGTACTTTAATTTTCTGACAGTAGTTGCTTGTGAACAAATGTCTTACACATAAAAAGATGCTTTTAAATACAACTGGTAACAACAGGAAAGAATATTTATTAATTAATTGATTAGTGATCTGAGATATGTAATGGATTGGTTTATAATATACATTGGCAGTAACCAGAGACGGTAAAATGACAGATCACATCCATCGTGCACATCATACAGACTGGAATCTAACGTGAAAACTTGACAACATACGGGAGAGATGTGTCAGCGCAGTTTAGTCCTCGATACTCCACATAGTCTGGTTTATCAAGGGTGGAACGGCGAAGCGCCGGCTCACCTTCCTGACGCCTTCTTCCAAGACTTTCGAAATAGAAGAAGACAGAAAGTGAACACAGGTTGTCTAGACCTAAAGCGTTGATATTCCATTACGGCTAGTAAGCACGCTCTCGTGAGAAGGCGAGAGCGGCTAGGCAAATGCGTATGGTTTGGGTATGGTGAAAAAaagatgacgaggaagTCTGAAAAAAAGGCAAAAGGATAATCAGCCTTGCATGTCCTACTCCTATGGGTGAATATGTGCGATGAAGGTGCTTGATGATATCTTGGTTGTTGAAAGGGCTGTTGAATGAAAATTggatggaaagaaagaaCAGAGAAAATGTTCAAATTGCCCACAGCTTCATATTAAATAATTTCGGCAAAAGGCGGACTTTTGTAGTATGACGTGTTATTGGAAGGCCGGCCGGATTATATATATTATTAATAAAACAAAAAAGGATCTATATCTTCTGTAGCTTAATCCCACTTGGTTAGTAGTCTATTCTTAGTTCCTTGCTTGGCATCTTCTATGCCGGCCGTGTGATTGGTTTCTCGGCAGCAATAAACACAGCCAGCATTAGTCCAGGAACGGGGCAGGGACCCCATGGTCCCCCATCCTTTCCGTAACCGCGTGCTGCAACTTCAGGTTTCTGCGATGTTTCGCCTTTTGACCAAGAAATATGGAGCCGTCGATCAGCTCACCGGTAACTCTCTCTCGCCCAGCCGATCCCACAAGTCACATTCTTGGTAGATCGTCGAGTTCCAACTCTAAAGAGAACCTATGCTCCTCCCCCACAGCGTTATATATTATGCACCTTCCTCccactcttcctccaaCTTGTCTGCCTTTACTCTTCTTTTGTACTAACCTCAACGAGAACATATAGACCAATCGCCAAAATGTCCTGGTCCGAAGAAAAGCTGGCGACCAGTCGGACCTCTATTGATGGCAATCGTATTGTTGTCAACACGTCCGATGCGGATATTCCAGACACTGATTACAAACGAGAAGCGGCAGAGCAGATTGCAGCTATGAGCCCTGAAGAATTTCAGGCCTTGGAAAAGAAGCTGCTGTGGAAGATCGACTTGAAGCTGATCCCTTGGATGACGTACGTAGAGCCTTCCTCATTGAGCTATGCTGGACTGACCATGATCCATAATCAGACTGCTGTACTTGGTGAATTCCAAGCTATTATCTGATGCTCTGGTGGATACTAATAGCTTGCCAGCTGAGTTTCATTGATCGTGTCAACGTCGGTGCCGCAAAGCTCGTCGGTGCGTCCTCTTTAGGTCCTCTCTCGAAACTTGCAAGCTCACAGGACTCCAGGATTGAACGAAGAACTCAACCTTAGCTCCTTACAATACTCCAACGCATCTATGAGTGAGCTTCCTGGTTCTAACCTCGATACTCTTGTTAACTTTATATTAGTCTTCTTCGTTCCTTATGTTCTCTTTGAAGTACCTAGCAATCTCCTGTAAGCCATTTGTGAGGAACTTTCTTGGTCGAACCTAAAATTCACTTGACGCTTAGGCTCAAAAAGCTCCGTCCATCGAGGTGGATTCCATTCACAATGGTCAGTCCCTCTCTACTCTAATGCTAACCTGTCTACTGATACAATGTCATAGGTTTGTTGGGCTATCTTCCAGACAACAAGTATGTTTTTCTGTTTGTATCGCGCGGCTGCGAATTCTGACCGC belongs to Cryptococcus gattii WM276 chromosome I, complete sequence and includes:
- a CDS encoding uncharacterized protein (Similar to TIGR gene model, INSD accession AAW43132.1), whose product is MPPTPSTDDLTPQSAHLLLASLRNLRTSLTHTLDRLDATILRVHARAALSTLPPQAALGNPSHAPETAPHISGNGPGGQPVEARMQTDPWVLRAQTVENRIMRLRQTARELRERAEASDGRALPDPLGQEPAGRVMESANNDVNGSQSISAFIDSIRQDQAQVENGMRRLDALSTHLISQRPNSSSAVVNDINMSSRPTSNVIRPSTPRLYNHPRGLVPTNNLYAYPDPERVASNNVSGRRASSTASTVRASDGDYFESGNAGPNFGSRTYSPPRIVSNVQRENGEVDNQSFETLEWRGNSPSIRSVSTLSRNVGNREFDFRSLFDFPLESPVPFVGVPSSNIRTRDVNNGGNAAEDSLTRRGRTVHQRMNNSQPQPQPQPQLPQSGIVPDIHELRRFNEVNEQPSFLRPMTERFSLSSLEANALRRLGSQERPSSAELQMVPFRSVSDDADPSRHGSARPDTGTTQSPGLNSTSLPFNQSTLPPRTTQSRDDTTFEERMERIRNARASLRQVSQLRRDMRTVRRGPPPAPGMGMAEPPVASVDTTGSREIQAPLTRDSDVNQDPRRRNSTANSSPHTRLTPSANNRLQLDPTDPTDPWNNDTSFQGAMETLHNALAGELERRHWVVQSEMVDGNDGERRRDRDLVDDGIGLDVLVLEVGVAEQRPTPAQNVAAADVGSTPAGDAMVRSEGERGEELPEDNADEDQEDQDEEQVSRERRDIGLSSRRVSMKECYQVDLHLWPGMTGWGDKRKEGTSCREVTIEPLQFTV
- a CDS encoding uncharacterized protein (Similar to TIGR gene model, INSD accession AAW42758.1), producing the protein MIDSSPHLTWTNVFIGFLFVIFDSVLSIVLGLGIASSLLVAAVRCIIQLSIMGLVLGKVFASNNIWGVAGIAVLLNVLAAIEATYNKAKRRFSNMFPLILLAMMSGTVPVSILGTNFAMAQHPFWKPDQFIPIIGMILGNAISAVGLAVNNVHKEFAENKDRIETYLAMGASRFEACQPVAVEALKMALLPTVNQLSVIGLVSLPGMMTGAIVGGKSVEQAARLQMIIMFMISASSALCTLLALFFCLTTLVDSRARLRPDKMYSKAPLLYRWRDAAGERIWNGLKKVMFWRRKERGTEEERRGLLDGQSR
- a CDS encoding uncharacterized protein (Similar to TIGR gene model, INSD accession AAW42760.1) — translated: MSETPPSSPIQPLSPLSPISPWPSVPSADESPLSAADTHGDTLPNATDVYASIAILGTYLSFALYLFWAIVPPKWEWTGWLPDRGWTVIVPCWLMVIVLLAYWTYAALIVYNAAPFE
- a CDS encoding uncharacterized protein (Similar to TIGR gene model, INSD accession AAW43133.1); this encodes MPFHAVSIPAATSPSLAPVRHPLSINVPERSYSHTTSTDAYTPITPTNENGHIGITRRRHSISSPKSRAASLDYPPRPAKRNSNVWDWRMNGWTKNGEASSYIEPDVTEEEATPVAHPIDLTPPHPPASSSLHPLPKDPNNILPLSVASSPFVSPSISRVPSPHPLPRVDSNAEQIRTVSTAVHPAASSAPGSSSSPRTSVSTSSSRVWPTGRSASRSSAEDDDRGLYGAAAGPSYHPRSWFLRAAGSVSPKISAPIAPRIIRLSSGRLTGTRRWGWIFEWFGMQSGPYGPEVPKRGGLSKRSDRERERLMGQGVRRRGDKKVLGSKWLARITAFIPTEPWSIPNTKLTLSPLTPDHPIWPYKPHTSPLWTADMPQADLDAALEPVSMLIGVFTTDAGVERRHMIRQSYASHWRSRREGTEGVRIKFVMGKPRKRYEKAIQLEMEAFNDILLLDMDENMNSGKTYAFFSWAAENASVPDWEYPSHPRSDSDDFNSDARHGIEAAQGGKLHAPVWRGEKKPQYVVKADEDSFIMLGELERRLRVVPRMRTYWGYLVKNQFMAGECYALSFDLVEYIAASPVLKTLTRGKEDKLVAKWIGMHPQREEIVWSTDRCWIYDHPKAGTVYSHGFLYPSIVEQVRVENRTGLSPLVLAQRGGPGAADAYSTVSKFGTAYRPLSNDMSAAEQVEALVEGSPLSRLREYETSSSNHIVQQASFSSTESIRQKINRLYSSRPTRLERFMGDEEERGGTVVVHFIKKSEWFVETMIAMLGTAEEQSVWHRGIGTGLGALERRKGRVPVLGNELEGFRAEDRVKLEKEDSL